A single genomic interval of Zingiber officinale cultivar Zhangliang chromosome 4A, Zo_v1.1, whole genome shotgun sequence harbors:
- the LOC121972865 gene encoding uncharacterized protein LOC121972865: MTLNSREEEDDEIAIIEKESKKRSINVGLVDQFAKSIKVDDASMSARKKMRQQNINDAIAKKRLLEVHQYLARWVYEVGFPFHAIEHDSFKRFVEALGQYGPSYIPPSQYQLREPLLKGEEVSNDAHTAQYIFDYINACIIEVGPQNVIQTVSDNASNNMAATKLLALERPNIFWISCATHTINLMLEGISKLPMFNGVIKKANSFTIFIYAQHKTLALMRKFTKSEIVRPGVTRFASSFLTLQSLLDKKQELRNMMTSNEWDNTKWSRSKKGKKAFDIVVPNDFWNSMDLCLRIFTPLVKVLTLVDGEEKPSMDFVYGEILNAKEEIRKIFKEENDYLTILNIIDSQSKDRLDAWSASYHSLSFEFILLLQESKYKR; encoded by the exons ATGACTTTGAATTCTCgtgaggaggaagatgatgaaaTAGCTATCATtgagaaagaaagcaagaaaaggtCCATCAATGTAGGACTCGTTGACCAATTTGCAAAGTCAATTAAAGTAGATGATGCTTCTATGAGTGCAAGAAAGAAAATGAGGCAACAAAATATTAATGATGCAATTGCTAAGAAAAGATTACTTGAAGTCCATCAATATTTGGCAAGATGGGTATATGAAGTTGGATTTCCTTTCCATGCAATTGAGCATGATAGTTTTAAAAGATTTGTTGAGGCTTTAGGACAATATGGTCCAAGTTATATCCCTCCTTCTCAATACCAATTACGAGAGCCACTTTTAAAAGGAGAG GAAGTTTCAAATGATGCTCACACTGCCCAATACATATTTGATTATATTAATGCATGTATTATTGAGGTTGGGCCTCAAAACGTGATTCAAACTGTGAGTGACAATGCTTCAAATAATATGGCAGCCACAAAACTGTTAGCATTAGAAAGACCCAATATATTTTGGATATCATGCGCCACTCACACAATAAATCTTATGCTTGAAGGAATTTCTAAACTTCCTATGTTTAATGGAGTGATCAAAAAGGCAAATTCTTTCACTATTTTCATTTATGCACAACACAAAACTTTGGCATTGATGAGAAAGTTTACAAAAAGTGAGATAGTTAGGCCAGGAGTCACTAGATTTGCAAGCTCTTTCCTAACATTACAAAGTTTGCTAGACAAGAAGCAAGAGTTGAGAAATATGATGACTAGCAATGAATGGGATAACACTAAATGGTCTAGGAGTAAAAAGGGGAAAAAGGCTTTTGATATTGTTGTTCCAAATGATTTTTGGAACTCGATGGATTTGTGCTTGCGGATATTCACTCCATTGGTAAAAGTTCTTACACTTGTTGATGGAGAGGAGAAACCATCCATGGATTTTGTGTATGGAGAGATATTGAATGCAAAAGAGGAAATTCGAAAAATATTCAAGGAAGAAAATGATTATTTGACGATTTTAAACATTATTGATTCCCAAAGCAAGGATCGTCTTGATGCATGGTCCGCTTCATACCACAGCTTATCTTTTGAATTCATATTACTTCTTCAAGAATCAAAGTATAAAAGATGA